From Brassica oleracea var. oleracea cultivar TO1000 chromosome C3, BOL, whole genome shotgun sequence, a single genomic window includes:
- the LOC106329304 gene encoding transcription factor bHLH69-like isoform X1: MNSSLLTPSSSSSSSSSPHLQSPATFDHDDFLHHIFSSAPWPLSILDDGPSPASDARNQITTVPLPHHNPNDVDGSIQALYNGFSAGSLPFHLPQGSVGGLMKQTQRQTQPHATATAKTTTGGTAGPPQTKPKVRARRGQATDPHSIAERVRSFSSSFFFPPDYSCSVTKITVGSKLIIYVWA; encoded by the exons ATGAACTCATCTCTTTTAACCCCTTCTTCATCTTCATCTTCTTCTTCTTCTCCTCATCTCCAGTCTCCAGCCACTTTTGACCATGATGACTTCCTCCACCACATCTTCTCCTCCGCTCCTTGGCCTCTCTCCATCCTCGACGACGGTCCTTCACCCGCCTCTGACGCCAGAAACCAGATCACGACGGTTCCTCTCCCTCACCATAATCCAAACGACGTTGACGGCTCCATTCAAGCTCTCTACAATGGCTTCTCCGCCGGATCTCTCCCTTTCCACCTCCCTCAG GGATCGGTAGGAGGACTGATGAAACAAACTCAAAGACAAACGCAACCGCATGCGACAGCGACGGCGAAAACTACCACCGGTGGCACCGCGGGGCCACCTCAGACTAAACCCAAAGTCCGAGCTAGAAGAGGTCAAGCCACTGATCCACACAGTATAGCAGAACGTGTTCGATCTTTCTCTTCTAGTTTTTTTTTTCCTCCTGATTATTCGTGTTCGGTTACCAAGATAACAGTAGGTAGCAAACTGATCATATATGTTTGGGCTTGA
- the LOC106329304 gene encoding transcription factor bHLH69-like isoform X2, translating to MNSSLLTPSSSSSSSSSPHLQSPATFDHDDFLHHIFSSAPWPLSILDDGPSPASDARNQITTVPLPHHNPNDVDGSIQALYNGFSAGSLPFHLPQGSVGGLMKQTQRQTQPHATATAKTTTGGTAGPPQTKPKVRARRVMERENCGKNEISSRTCP from the exons ATGAACTCATCTCTTTTAACCCCTTCTTCATCTTCATCTTCTTCTTCTTCTCCTCATCTCCAGTCTCCAGCCACTTTTGACCATGATGACTTCCTCCACCACATCTTCTCCTCCGCTCCTTGGCCTCTCTCCATCCTCGACGACGGTCCTTCACCCGCCTCTGACGCCAGAAACCAGATCACGACGGTTCCTCTCCCTCACCATAATCCAAACGACGTTGACGGCTCCATTCAAGCTCTCTACAATGGCTTCTCCGCCGGATCTCTCCCTTTCCACCTCCCTCAG GGATCGGTAGGAGGACTGATGAAACAAACTCAAAGACAAACGCAACCGCATGCGACAGCGACGGCGAAAACTACCACCGGTGGCACCGCGGGGCCACCTCAGACTAAACCCAAAGTCCGAGCTAGAAGAG TTATGGAGAGAGAGAATTGCGGAAAGAATGAAATCTCTTCAAGAACTTGTCCCTAA
- the LOC106328486 gene encoding uncharacterized protein At2g24330, which produces MAQEQEGAVAETRDQNDSPVAAATSDDSVKKKKQNGFFSRIWNAMFRDKGDDLEKRLEYISKEEANVVSRIKRRSITWRKLTRNLVLSSLIFEIVAVGYAIMTTRTKGLDWKMRSFRILPMFLLPALSTLAYSYIVSFSKMFDRRDQRTLEKLRAERLDKINELKERTNFYITQQLIERYDPDPAAKAAAATVLASKLGADSGLKVVLGDESQVDPAWGKSNDMEVNQSRGLRNRRHPNTRPHSSASTSTHHSDDESRHSGASERLLGTSEQNQQMDLTHYSPQGYAAPDGSWISRIAALLVGEDPTQSFAIICENCHMHNGLARKEDFAYITYYCPHCNGLNKPKHSEDNPLLHPVPALLVTDPPSLIETSEVVNSSSSSSERGNSPIPEIEEAATTETGTPS; this is translated from the exons ATGGCGCAGGAGCAGGAAGGAGCGGTGGCTGAGACACGTGATCAGAATGATTCCCCCGTTGCCGCCGCAACCTCCGATGATAGCGTGAAGAAGAAGAAACAAAATGGATTCTTCTCGCGTATTTGGAACGCGATGTTTAGAGACAAAGGAGACGATTTGGAGAAGAGGCTTGAGTACATCTCAAAGGAGGAAGCAAATGTTGTATCCAGGATCAAGCGAAGGTCGATCACATGGAGGAAACTCACTAGAAACCTCGTCCTTTCCTCCCTCATCTTTGAG ATAGTTGCAGTGGGTTATGCGATCATGACAACCAGAACTAAGGGCTTGGATTGGAAGATGAGGAGTTTCCGGATCTTGCCAATGTTTCTATTACCTGCTCTCTCTACTCTTGCTTATTCCTACATCGTCAGCTTCTCAAAGATGT TTGATCGCAGAGATCAAAGGACCTTGGAAAAGCTTCGAGCAGAGAGGTTGGATAAAATCAATGAGCTTAAAGAAAGGACCAATTTTTACATCACCCAACAACTTATTGAG AGATATGACCCCGATCCCGCTGCAAAAGCAGCTGCTGCAACTGTCCTGGCATCCAAATTAGGTGCTGACTCAGGCTTAAAAGTGGTGTTAGGAGATGAATCCCAAGTCGATCCGGCTTGGGGAAAGAGTAACGACATGGAGGTCAACCAATCACGAGGGCTGAGGAATCGAAGACATCCGAATACTAGACCCCACAGTTCTGCAAGCACTTCAACACATCATTCTGATGATGAGTCTCGCCATTCTGGGGCAAGCGAGAGATTACTCGGCACGTCAGAGCAAAACCAGCAGATGGATCTCACGCATTACAGTCCTCAGGGATATGCGGCTCCCGATGGCAGTTGGATCTCACGCATCGCGGCTCTCCTTGTAGGCGAAGACCCTACACAGTCATTTGCAATCATTTGTGAAAACTGTCATATGCACAACG GGCTTGCTAGGAAAGAGGACTTCGCATACATTACGTATTATTGCCCTCACTGTAACGGGCTGAACAAACCGAAGCATTCAGAGGATAATCCACTTCTTCATCCTGTTCCCGCTCTACTGGTCACAGACCCTCCTTCATTGATTGAAACCAGTGAAGTGGTTAACAGCAGCAGCTCGTCTAGTGAACGTGGAAACAGCCCCATTCCAGAAATAGAGGAAGCTGCGACTACTGAGACCGGAACACCCAGCTGA
- the LOC106328143 gene encoding uncharacterized protein LOC106328143, with protein MARRSGDCMKCLVIFAVVSALVVCGPALYWKFNKGFAGSTRKTSVCPPCLCDCPPPVSLLELAPGLANLSVTDCGGDDPELKQEMEKQFVDLLTEELKLQEAVADEHTRHMNVTLAEAKRVASQYQKEAEKCNAATEICESARERAQALLIKERKITALWEKRARQSGWEGE; from the exons ATGGCGCGTCGTTCCGGAGACTGCATGAAATGTCTGGTGATCTTCGCGGTTGTATCTGCTTTAGTGGTGTGTGGGCCTGCCCTGTATTGGAAATTCAACAAGGGTTTCGCTGGATCCACTCGTAAGACCTCTGTTTGTCCTCCTTGCCTATGTGATTGCCCACCTCCTGTGTCTCTCCTCGAGCTTGCTCCTG GGCTTGCGAATCTCTCTGTTACAG ATTGTGGAGGTGATGATCCAGAGCTCAAACAGGAAATGGAGAAGCAGTTTGTGGATCTTCTTACCGAGGAGCTGAAGCTTCAAGAAGCAGTTGCAGATGAGCACACCCGTCATATGAATGTTACCCTCGCAGAAGCTAAGAGAGTTGCATCTCAGTACCAAAAGGAAGCTGAGAAATGCAACGCCGCCACCGAGATTTGTGAGTCGGCTAGGGAGAGAGCTCAAGCTCTGTTGATCAAGGAGAGGAAGATCACTGCCTTGTGGGAGAAGAGAGCTCGGCAATCAGGGTGGGAAGGTGAGTAA
- the LOC106334397 gene encoding ethylene-responsive transcription factor ERF015-like, whose amino-acid sequence MMPPSTPKSPLLSSSLEEDQRLKCYRGVRKRSWGKWVSEIRVPRTGRRIWLGSYDAPEKAARAYDSALFCIKGEKGVFNFPNDKKPQLPEGSVRPLSKHDIQTIATDYALSVASAPSSPTTTVPATYQVPSHVPASSDASSANEHYLPVDATAESIYSVEDLQLDNFLIMDWINNLD is encoded by the coding sequence ATGATGCCACCCTCTACTCCTAAATCTCCTCTTCTTAGCTCTTCACTTGAAGAAGATCAAAGATTGAAATGCTATAGGGGTGTCCGGAAGAGGTCCTGGGGCAAGTGGGTGTCTGAGATCAGAGTTCCAAGGACTGGAAGACGAATATGGCTAGGCTCATATGATGCTCCAGAGAAGGCAGCTCGAGCCTATGACTCTGCTTTGTTTTGCATTAAGGGTGAGAAAGGAGTTTTCAACTTTCCAAATGATAAAAAGCCTCAGCTTCCTGAAGGTTCTGTCCGGCCTCTGTCCAAGCATGACATACAGACAATAGCAACAGACTATGCTTTATCAGTTGCGTCTGCCCCTTCTTCGCCGACCACCACAGTCCCGGCAACATATCAGGTTCCATCTCATGTTCCTGCTTCCTCTGATGCGTCTTCTGCCAATGAACATTATCTCCCAGTGGACGCAACTGCAGAATCAATATATTCAGTAGAAGACTTACAGCTGGACAATTTCCTCATAATGGACTGGATAAACAATCTAGACTAA
- the LOC106328141 gene encoding alpha/beta hydrolase domain-containing protein 17C-like, whose protein sequence is MGNVTSNVAAKLAFFPPEPATYTVTNDEETGNLIFSGVSPDMNMEVHQLSTKSGNRVVATFWRHPFARFTLLYSHGNAADLGQMVELFIELRAHLRVNIMSYDYSGYGASTGKPSEFNTYHDIEAVYNCLRGDYGIKQEEVILYGQSVGSGPTLHMASRLKRLRGVVLHSAILSGIRVLYPVKMTLWFDIYKNIDKIRHVNSQVLVIHGTNDEIVDLSHGKRLWELAKEKYDPLWVKGGGHCNLETYPEYIQHLRKFINAMEKLSLTNPPSKQLANEPSITETKHNRCLRFRKK, encoded by the exons ATGGGTAATGTAACATCAAATGTGGCGGCCAAGTTAGCCTTCTTCCCACCTGAGCCGGCTACATACACCGTAACGAATGATGAAGAGACCGGGAATCTGATCTTCTCAGGAGTCTCGCCTGACATGAACATGGAAGTCCATCAGCTCAGCACAAAGTCAGGCAACAGAGTTGTGGCCACGTTCTGGAGACACCCTTTTGCTAGATTCACGCTTCTCTATTCTCATGGCAATGCCGCTGATCTTGGCCAAATGGTCGAGCTCTTCATCGAGCTACGTGCTCATCTCCGTGTCAACATCATGAG TTATGACTATTCAGGGTATGGAGCTTCAACAGGAAAG CCGTCAGAATTCAACACATATCATGACATTGAGGCAGTGTACAATTGCTTGAGAGGCGATTATGGGATCAAGCAAGAGGAGGTGATTCTGTACGGACAGTCTGTAGGAAGCGGGCCAACGCTGCACATGGCTTCAAGATTGAAGAGGCTGAGAGGAGTTGTTCTTCACAGCGCCATTCTCTCTGGCATTAGAGTCCTGTATCCTGTCAAAATGACACTCTGGTTCGATATTTACAAA AACATAGACAAGATACGCCATGTCAACTCTCAAGTTCTTGTCATACAT GGAACAAATGATGAGATTGTGGATTTGTCTCATGGGAAGCGGTTGTGGGAGCTGGCCAAGGAGAAGTATGATCCGTTATGGGTGAAAGGAGGAGGGCATTGCAACCTCGAGACTTATCCTGAGTACATTCAGCACCTGCGCAAGTTCATAAACGCAATGGAGAAACTCTCTCTAACCAACCCACCATCAAAACAACTAGCCAACGAGCCTAGTATCACTGAAACTAAACATAACCGGTGCTTGAGATTTCGGAAAAAGTAG
- the LOC106329305 gene encoding uncharacterized protein LOC106329305: protein MQLTGIGNRNYSVKPLIRGQFGISVPSQNRRRWFFPLSHSSHQKKEGAKGDEITEDMIANSKTLAFNLVFGKNISLKQKKYAPKVFLRRPFAGSICEAYLKKYPAMIKRAPFC, encoded by the exons ATGCAGCTGACTGGAATCGGGAATAGGAATTACTCGGTAAAGCCATTGATCAGAGGTCAGTTTGGGATCTCTGTTCCAAGTCAAAACCGGAGAAGATGGTTCTTTCCTCTGTCTCATTCTTCCCATCAAAAAAA AGAGGGTGCAAAAGGGGATGAGATTACTGAAGATATGATTGCAAACAGCAAAACATTAGCGTTTAATCTTGTCTTCGG TAAAAATATCTCCTTAAAGCAGAAGAAGTATGCGCCAAAGGTGTTTCTAAGACGCCCTTTTGCTGGAAG TATCTGCGAAGCCTATTTGAAGAAATATCCAGCCATGATCAAGCGTGCTCCCTTTTGTTAA